In one window of Agromyces badenianii DNA:
- a CDS encoding DNA alkylation repair protein, translating into MPAAEFIDRTLRAEGAEERASADAGRIGGGLRFYGASIGAVRGVVRDARRRHPELTHDEVTALASELWSEPVYERRRAAVVLLQGQVPTLLVGDFTRLEQLLRSAGVRELVDPLVADVVRPLLERLEGADAARALRIVERWAHEGLVEPWGHDTTHD; encoded by the coding sequence ATGCCCGCCGCAGAGTTCATCGACCGCACCCTCCGGGCTGAGGGCGCGGAGGAGCGCGCGAGCGCGGATGCAGGGCGGATCGGTGGCGGACTGCGGTTCTACGGTGCATCGATCGGTGCAGTGCGGGGCGTTGTGCGCGACGCCCGCCGGCGGCATCCGGAACTGACGCATGACGAGGTCACCGCGCTCGCGTCGGAGCTGTGGTCCGAGCCGGTGTACGAGCGCCGGCGCGCCGCGGTCGTGCTCCTCCAGGGGCAGGTGCCGACGCTGCTCGTCGGCGACTTCACGCGTCTCGAGCAGTTGCTTCGATCGGCGGGGGTGCGAGAACTCGTCGATCCGCTCGTCGCCGATGTGGTGCGTCCGTTGCTCGAGCGGCTGGAGGGTGCCGACGCGGCGCGGGCTCTGCGCATCGTCGAACGGTGGGCCCACGAAGGCCTGGTCGAACCGTGGGGGCATGACACGACACACGACTGA
- a CDS encoding PspA/IM30 family protein: MSNSNASRMRTIFRSKTSKTLDRIEDPRETLDDSYDQQVKLLQQVRLAVAEVATAKKRIELQGEEMGRRYQRLGSQAAEALAQGREDLARAALERRAMLEGQVAQLQQQYTALDRQTAQLQERERRLTDQVAAFRIEKETIKATYTASEAQVRANEAVSGISSSIQDVGSSLDRARDRVQQMQARAAATDELLASGALTDLTAAPDADIERQLAAISAQAEIERQLQAMKGGAGPARSGDSGTGWLSIGQQGSAPQS; the protein is encoded by the coding sequence ATGAGCAACAGCAACGCGTCGCGGATGCGAACGATCTTCCGGAGCAAGACGTCGAAGACGCTCGACCGCATCGAGGACCCGAGGGAGACGCTCGACGACAGCTACGACCAGCAGGTGAAACTGTTGCAGCAGGTGCGCCTGGCGGTGGCGGAGGTCGCGACCGCGAAGAAGCGCATCGAGCTGCAAGGTGAAGAGATGGGCCGGCGCTATCAGCGCCTGGGTTCGCAGGCGGCCGAAGCGCTCGCTCAGGGCCGGGAGGATCTGGCCCGCGCCGCGCTGGAGCGCCGCGCGATGCTCGAGGGCCAGGTCGCGCAGCTCCAGCAGCAGTACACCGCTCTCGACCGTCAGACGGCGCAGCTGCAGGAACGCGAGCGTCGCCTCACCGACCAGGTCGCCGCGTTCCGCATCGAGAAGGAGACGATCAAGGCGACGTACACGGCTTCCGAGGCTCAGGTGCGGGCCAACGAGGCCGTGTCGGGCATCAGCTCCTCCATCCAGGATGTCGGCTCCAGCCTCGATCGTGCACGTGATCGCGTCCAGCAGATGCAGGCACGCGCCGCCGCGACCGACGAGCTGCTCGCCAGCGGTGCCCTGACAGACCTCACGGCGGCACCCGACGCCGACATCGAGCGGCAGCTCGCCGCGATCTCGGCGCAGGCCGAGATCGAGCGGCAATTGCAGGCCATGAAGGGCGGAGCCGGGCCGGCGCGCAGCGGCGACTCCGGCACCGGGTGGCTGAGCATCGGACAGCAGGGATCAGCGCCGCAGTCCTGA
- a CDS encoding ice-binding family protein translates to MPGNAANAATSIDGPIGLGTAAPFGVLGASTVTNTGPSVINGDLGLSPGTSITGFGPGIVNGTVHATDAVAAQAQVDLTTAYNTAASLTPMATGLGDLTGMSLTPGVYAGGELSVTGALNLAGTAESVWVFQAASTLTIGSGAIVTVSGGASVCNVFWQVSSSATINSGAQFVGTVMANESITANTAATVTGRLLARTGAVTLDTNTITAPTGCDETPGTVTTSPEITSPPPPAGDTGTDYTHTVTASGTPSPTYTVTSGSLPPGLTLDSVTGVISGQPTTPGTYTFDITASNGTSPDATESYSITIAGAASGSPATAALPPAGLDTSAQLIAAGCLVGTGLLLTLVLRRQRMLRRNQ, encoded by the coding sequence ATGCCCGGAAACGCCGCGAACGCGGCGACCAGCATCGACGGCCCCATCGGACTGGGCACCGCCGCCCCATTCGGAGTGCTCGGGGCATCGACCGTCACCAACACCGGCCCATCCGTCATCAATGGAGACCTCGGTCTCAGCCCCGGCACGTCGATCACGGGGTTCGGACCCGGGATCGTCAACGGCACGGTGCACGCCACCGATGCCGTCGCCGCACAGGCGCAAGTCGATCTGACGACCGCGTACAACACGGCCGCCAGTCTCACCCCGATGGCGACGGGTCTCGGCGACCTGACGGGGATGTCCCTGACGCCCGGTGTCTACGCGGGCGGCGAGCTCTCGGTCACCGGAGCGCTGAATCTCGCGGGCACCGCGGAATCGGTCTGGGTATTCCAAGCCGCTTCCACGTTGACCATCGGCTCGGGTGCGATCGTGACCGTGTCGGGCGGCGCCAGTGTCTGCAACGTCTTCTGGCAGGTCAGCAGCTCCGCGACGATCAACAGCGGTGCCCAGTTCGTCGGAACGGTGATGGCCAACGAGTCGATCACGGCGAACACCGCCGCGACGGTCACGGGCAGGCTCTTGGCCCGCACCGGTGCCGTCACCCTCGACACGAACACGATCACGGCGCCGACCGGCTGCGACGAGACGCCGGGCACGGTCACCACGAGCCCCGAGATCACGTCGCCGCCTCCGCCCGCGGGTGACACCGGCACGGACTACACGCACACCGTGACGGCATCGGGTACACCTTCGCCGACGTACACGGTCACGAGCGGCTCGCTGCCGCCCGGGCTGACGCTGGATTCCGTCACCGGCGTGATCTCGGGCCAACCGACGACGCCGGGCACCTACACCTTCGACATCACGGCGAGCAACGGCACCTCACCCGACGCGACGGAGAGCTATTCGATCACGATCGCGGGCGCTGCATCCGGCTCTCCGGCCACCGCAGCGCTGCCGCCCGCCGGGCTCGACACGTCGGCTCAACTGATCGCGGCCGGCTGCCTGGTGGGAACAGGTCTGCTGCTGACCCTGGTTCTGCGCCGACAGCGGATGCTCCGAAGAAACCAGTAG
- a CDS encoding YdeI/OmpD-associated family protein has product MTTRIGTPGGTPERPALFFSGPEEFRAWLAANHATETELWMGLFKMHVPDRGLTWEQAVPEALCFGWIDSVSQRIDDDARRQRWTPRKPSSNWSSVNIALVEKLTAEGRMHEAGIAAFERRREERSGVYSHENPEQELPAESAARLAANPAAAAFWQAATPTYRRQVVHWVLSAKQEATRERRLAQLIDDSAAGRLVSFQRYGEVPKWAERAAEAARAAASASPTETSTD; this is encoded by the coding sequence ATGACCACGAGGATCGGCACGCCGGGCGGCACTCCCGAGCGGCCCGCACTCTTCTTCTCGGGGCCCGAGGAGTTCCGCGCCTGGCTTGCGGCCAACCACGCCACCGAGACCGAGTTGTGGATGGGCCTCTTCAAGATGCACGTGCCCGACCGCGGGCTCACGTGGGAACAGGCGGTGCCCGAAGCCCTGTGCTTCGGGTGGATCGACTCCGTGTCGCAGCGCATCGACGACGACGCGAGGCGCCAACGGTGGACCCCCCGCAAGCCATCGAGCAACTGGTCGAGCGTCAACATCGCCCTCGTCGAGAAGCTCACCGCCGAGGGGCGCATGCACGAGGCCGGCATCGCCGCATTCGAACGCCGGCGCGAAGAGCGATCGGGCGTCTACTCCCACGAGAACCCCGAGCAGGAGCTGCCGGCCGAGTCCGCGGCACGACTGGCGGCGAACCCCGCTGCCGCCGCGTTCTGGCAGGCCGCCACGCCGACCTACCGTCGCCAGGTCGTGCACTGGGTGCTCTCCGCGAAGCAGGAGGCCACCCGCGAACGGCGGCTGGCTCAGCTCATCGACGACAGCGCGGCGGGCCGGCTGGTGTCGTTCCAGCGCTATGGCGAGGTGCCGAAATGGGCGGAGCGGGCCGCCGAGGCCGCGCGAGCCGCGGCATCCGCTTCACCGACCGAGACGTCGACCGACTGA
- a CDS encoding pyridoxamine 5'-phosphate oxidase family protein → MLTDTAREFLSEYHLATLSTLDRHGRIHSVPVGITYLDEVVRIIGSGGSQKFVNAERSGRASVNTVDGRRWTASKARPAFAPTPSRSPSPSRSMPPATGNRA, encoded by the coding sequence GTGCTGACCGACACCGCACGCGAGTTCCTCTCGGAATACCATCTCGCGACGCTCTCGACCCTCGACCGGCACGGGCGCATCCACTCGGTGCCGGTCGGCATCACCTACCTCGACGAGGTGGTACGCATCATCGGCAGCGGCGGCTCCCAGAAGTTCGTCAACGCCGAGCGCAGCGGCCGAGCCAGCGTCAACACCGTCGACGGGCGGCGCTGGACAGCTTCGAAGGCCCGGCCCGCGTTCGCACCGACCCCGAGTCGGTCGCCCTCGCCGTCGCGCTCTATGCCGCCCGCTACCGGCAACCGCGCGTGA
- a CDS encoding MmcQ/YjbR family DNA-binding protein encodes MPTLDDLRRTAIGLPGSEERATTGGAAWFVRGKLYAWECHPWPSIPADMREIIAAELVVGVKVAEPLDALALVEMGPDIFLRTTTTWGEPKVAFRMAGIDDDHLAELVSEAWRLQAPKYLRRELDDVGA; translated from the coding sequence GTGCCGACACTCGACGACCTGCGCCGCACCGCGATCGGGCTGCCCGGCAGCGAGGAGCGCGCGACGACGGGCGGCGCCGCCTGGTTCGTGCGCGGCAAGCTGTACGCGTGGGAGTGCCATCCCTGGCCGAGCATCCCCGCAGACATGCGCGAGATCATCGCGGCCGAGCTCGTCGTCGGAGTGAAGGTCGCCGAACCGCTGGACGCACTCGCCCTCGTTGAAATGGGGCCCGACATCTTCCTCCGCACCACGACCACCTGGGGCGAGCCGAAGGTGGCATTCCGCATGGCGGGCATCGACGATGACCATCTCGCCGAGCTCGTGTCAGAGGCGTGGCGCCTACAGGCGCCGAAGTATCTCCGACGCGAGCTCGACGACGTCGGCGCCTAG
- a CDS encoding VOC family protein — protein MPLFDHLGISVDDLPRSIAQFDPVMQALCCTRLDADNSVSWHKGDEELILFPARESDSGPHRHGRVGWQHLAFAVESREDVDRLHAIALDAGWTAVRDPKVFARFSDRYYASFVEDDNGIRIEFMFNPPKEPLAG, from the coding sequence ATGCCTCTCTTCGACCATCTCGGCATCAGCGTCGACGACCTGCCTCGCTCGATCGCACAGTTCGATCCGGTGATGCAGGCGCTCTGCTGCACGCGGCTCGATGCCGACAACTCAGTGTCATGGCACAAGGGTGATGAGGAGCTGATCCTCTTCCCCGCCCGCGAATCGGACAGCGGACCGCACCGGCACGGCCGGGTCGGATGGCAGCACCTCGCCTTCGCCGTCGAGTCACGTGAGGATGTCGATCGCCTGCACGCGATCGCACTCGACGCCGGCTGGACGGCCGTGCGCGACCCGAAGGTGTTCGCGAGGTTCAGCGACCGCTACTACGCGTCGTTCGTCGAAGACGACAACGGCATCCGCATCGAGTTCATGTTCAACCCGCCGAAGGAACCGCTCGCAGGCTGA
- a CDS encoding SHOCT domain-containing protein — protein MSIWDFLVWSFWFYIAISCIWIFITVIFDVFRDPTLNGWAKALWVLFLVFVPFLAALIYLIARGSSMAQRSAAASNRASSERDEYIRSVASAPSSASEIESAKRLLDSGAITPAEYEQLKAKALQTTA, from the coding sequence GTGAGCATCTGGGACTTCCTCGTCTGGTCTTTCTGGTTCTATATCGCGATCTCGTGCATCTGGATCTTCATCACCGTCATCTTCGACGTCTTCCGGGACCCGACGCTCAATGGATGGGCCAAGGCCCTCTGGGTGCTCTTCCTCGTCTTCGTGCCCTTCCTCGCCGCATTGATATACCTCATCGCGAGGGGATCGAGCATGGCGCAACGATCTGCGGCCGCCTCCAACCGAGCCAGCTCGGAGCGGGACGAGTACATCCGCTCGGTCGCCAGCGCCCCGTCGAGCGCATCCGAGATCGAGTCGGCCAAGCGCCTGCTCGATTCGGGGGCGATCACGCCGGCCGAGTACGAACAGCTGAAAGCGAAGGCGCTCCAAACGACGGCGTAA
- a CDS encoding alpha/beta fold hydrolase, which yields MDAALPALTEMPTPQYVMSADGIRIATYLWGDEDAPTVLCVHGFASSCRDNWVNTGWVRDLTRAGYRVLGVDQRGHGASDKPQEASAYRMDAFVGDIASVLDTYLLDTVFYAGYSLGARVGWQVAVQLPDRVDRAVLGGIPDGRPLARLQIEQARAYADHGTPVEDRVTLNYVTLAERVAGNDLGALVALAEGMRLGDADPDVAHPPRQPVLFATGSEDAILAQSKLLAGATPNGTFLELPGRHHFNAPGSRVFREGALGFFGERG from the coding sequence ATGGATGCCGCGCTCCCCGCCCTGACCGAGATGCCGACGCCGCAGTACGTGATGTCGGCCGACGGAATCCGCATCGCCACCTACCTTTGGGGCGACGAAGACGCCCCGACGGTGCTGTGCGTGCACGGCTTCGCCTCGAGCTGCCGCGACAACTGGGTCAACACGGGGTGGGTGCGCGACCTCACACGCGCGGGGTACCGCGTGCTCGGCGTCGACCAGCGCGGTCACGGCGCGAGCGACAAGCCGCAGGAGGCATCCGCCTACCGCATGGACGCCTTCGTCGGCGACATCGCCTCCGTGCTCGACACCTACCTGCTCGACACCGTCTTCTACGCCGGGTACTCGCTCGGCGCGCGGGTGGGCTGGCAGGTCGCCGTGCAGCTGCCCGACCGGGTCGACCGCGCCGTGCTCGGCGGCATCCCCGACGGGCGCCCGCTCGCGCGACTGCAGATCGAGCAGGCCCGCGCCTACGCGGATCACGGCACCCCGGTCGAAGACCGGGTGACCCTGAACTACGTGACGCTCGCCGAGCGGGTCGCCGGCAACGACCTGGGTGCGCTCGTCGCGCTCGCCGAGGGCATGCGGCTGGGCGACGCCGACCCCGACGTGGCGCACCCGCCGCGCCAGCCCGTGCTCTTCGCCACGGGCAGCGAAGACGCGATCCTCGCGCAATCGAAGCTGCTGGCGGGTGCCACGCCGAACGGCACCTTTCTCGAGCTGCCGGGGCGGCACCACTTCAACGCTCCCGGCTCCCGGGTGTTCCGCGAGGGGGCGCTCGGCTTCTTCGGCGAGCGGGGCTGA
- a CDS encoding RidA family protein, which yields MSIQRVAPGPRMSQAVVHGNTVYLAGQVAQGASIAEQSRAALQRIDELLASVGSDKSKLLSVTIYLADMATFAEMNSVWDAWVDGANPPARATVEAKLATPDYLVEFSAIAAI from the coding sequence GTGAGCATTCAACGCGTCGCGCCCGGCCCCCGCATGAGCCAGGCTGTCGTTCACGGCAACACGGTGTACCTCGCCGGCCAGGTCGCCCAGGGCGCCTCGATCGCCGAGCAGAGCCGTGCCGCCCTGCAGCGCATCGACGAACTGCTCGCGAGCGTCGGCAGCGACAAGTCCAAGCTGCTCAGCGTCACCATCTACCTGGCCGACATGGCGACCTTCGCCGAGATGAACTCGGTGTGGGACGCCTGGGTCGACGGCGCCAACCCGCCCGCCCGAGCGACGGTCGAGGCGAAGCTCGCCACCCCCGACTACCTCGTGGAGTTCTCTGCGATCGCTGCGATCTGA
- a CDS encoding formylglycine-generating enzyme family protein: MTDIEMASIDGGTVALHDARRKVRWSVELEPFEIGVYPVTQEQLAELLGETARHPRRPATEVSWLRAIRFCNAASEWEGLEPAYTYDGEDVTWHVDSDGYRLPTEAEWEFACRAGSTRPHYGPLDEVAWTSADGVTSPQDVGGKHPNLNGLFDTLGNVWEWCWDLLDPARYDAYRVFRGGGFADDAWSVRASVRRGGAPRMHHEDVGFRVARGGFEATDAAQGWSAAADVERAAIDGPLPSGWTPRG; this comes from the coding sequence GTGACGGACATCGAGATGGCGAGCATCGACGGCGGCACCGTCGCCCTGCACGACGCCCGCCGCAAGGTGCGCTGGAGCGTGGAGCTCGAGCCGTTCGAGATCGGGGTGTACCCGGTGACGCAGGAGCAGCTCGCCGAACTGCTCGGCGAGACGGCGAGGCATCCGCGGCGCCCGGCGACCGAGGTGAGCTGGCTGCGGGCGATCCGGTTCTGCAATGCGGCATCCGAGTGGGAGGGGCTCGAGCCCGCCTACACGTACGACGGTGAAGACGTCACCTGGCACGTCGATTCCGACGGGTACCGCCTGCCGACCGAGGCCGAGTGGGAGTTCGCCTGCCGCGCCGGGTCGACGCGCCCGCACTACGGCCCGCTCGACGAAGTCGCCTGGACGAGCGCCGACGGTGTGACCTCGCCGCAAGACGTCGGCGGGAAGCATCCGAACCTCAACGGGCTGTTCGACACCCTCGGCAACGTGTGGGAGTGGTGCTGGGACCTGCTCGACCCGGCTCGCTACGACGCGTACCGTGTGTTCCGGGGCGGCGGATTCGCCGACGATGCATGGAGCGTGCGGGCGTCGGTGCGTCGGGGCGGTGCGCCGCGCATGCACCACGAGGATGTCGGTTTCCGCGTCGCCCGCGGCGGCTTCGAAGCGACGGATGCCGCGCAGGGCTGGTCTGCGGCGGCGGACGTCGAACGCGCGGCGATCGATGGCCCTCTGCCGTCGGGGTGGACGCCGCGGGGCTGA
- a CDS encoding LysR family transcriptional regulator, whose product MNLEQLRSFVEVARFGNFTRAAEELYLAQPSLSRQIAALEHDLGAELFHRARGGSTLTVAGESLLPLARRMLADAESVRRELAELAGLERGRVRLGATPTLCISLVAEVLSAFHAEHPAIELHLSEQGSRRLLDELGSGELDLALITTSDGSSAERFTVTPLLVEELVVISSAGAPPVTTRDTIGLEDVAGLPQIVFSSSYDLRSATDAAFRAADLTPEVVLEGAEMDAVLRFVERGLGVAIVPAMVLIDRPGLRSVRLAEPTLERTISVARPADVAPNAAVEVMRRTITAGATAFSARAGATMRLAGASV is encoded by the coding sequence GTGAACCTCGAGCAACTGCGCAGCTTCGTTGAGGTGGCCCGGTTCGGCAACTTCACCCGCGCCGCCGAAGAGCTCTACCTCGCCCAGCCCTCGCTGAGCCGCCAGATCGCCGCCCTCGAGCACGATCTCGGCGCCGAGCTGTTCCACCGCGCCCGCGGTGGCAGCACGCTGACAGTCGCGGGGGAGTCGTTGCTGCCGCTCGCGCGGCGCATGCTCGCCGACGCCGAATCGGTCAGGCGAGAGCTCGCCGAGCTCGCCGGCCTCGAGCGCGGCCGGGTGCGGCTCGGCGCCACCCCCACGCTGTGCATCAGCCTCGTCGCCGAAGTGCTCAGCGCGTTCCACGCGGAGCATCCCGCCATCGAATTGCACCTCTCGGAACAGGGGTCGCGCCGACTGCTCGACGAACTCGGGAGCGGTGAGCTCGACCTGGCATTGATCACGACCTCGGACGGCTCGTCGGCTGAGCGGTTCACGGTGACGCCGCTGCTCGTCGAGGAGCTCGTGGTGATCTCGTCGGCCGGCGCCCCGCCGGTCACCACCCGCGACACCATCGGGCTCGAGGATGTCGCGGGGCTGCCGCAGATCGTCTTCAGCTCGAGCTACGACCTGCGCAGCGCCACCGATGCCGCCTTCCGTGCGGCTGACCTCACGCCCGAGGTGGTGCTCGAGGGGGCCGAGATGGACGCGGTGCTGCGGTTCGTGGAACGCGGGCTCGGGGTCGCGATCGTGCCGGCGATGGTGCTCATCGATCGCCCCGGACTGCGGTCGGTGCGACTCGCCGAGCCGACGCTCGAGCGCACGATCAGTGTCGCCCGCCCTGCCGACGTCGCACCGAACGCGGCGGTCGAGGTCATGCGGCGCACGATCACTGCCGGCGCCACGGCGTTCTCGGCGAGGGCGGGGGCGACGATGCGGCTCGCCGGCGCGAGCGTGTGA
- a CDS encoding GNAT family N-acetyltransferase, translating into MSEHSADLDPRRAGPGDAETVARLLHDFNTEFDTPTPGTAILTRRLQSLLAEPSTIAYLAGRPAAGVALVTLRSNVWYDGPVALLDELYVAPDRRGDGLGTAMIHLLIADAEEQGISAIEINVDAEDVDAQRFYERHGFNGVDPDTGERAFYYSLEL; encoded by the coding sequence ATGTCGGAGCATTCCGCGGATCTTGATCCTCGCCGCGCCGGACCAGGCGACGCCGAAACCGTGGCGCGCTTGTTGCACGACTTCAACACCGAATTCGACACCCCCACACCCGGTACGGCGATTCTGACCCGACGGCTGCAGTCACTGCTCGCCGAACCCAGCACGATCGCATACCTTGCCGGCCGGCCAGCGGCGGGAGTCGCGCTCGTGACCCTGCGGAGCAACGTCTGGTACGACGGCCCGGTGGCCCTCCTCGACGAACTCTATGTCGCGCCGGATCGCCGGGGCGACGGCCTGGGTACGGCGATGATCCATCTGCTGATCGCAGACGCCGAGGAGCAAGGCATCTCGGCGATCGAGATCAACGTCGACGCGGAAGACGTCGATGCGCAGCGTTTCTACGAGCGTCACGGGTTCAACGGCGTCGACCCCGACACCGGCGAGCGCGCGTTCTACTACTCGCTCGAACTGTAG
- a CDS encoding L-aspartate oxidase codes for MTTTGSTPSERQISTTVLVIGTGGSGLRAAIELAEAGVDVLALGKRPKSDAHTSLAAGGINAALATMDADDSWQQHAADTLKESYLLANPHTVEIVTSGAARGIEDLERYGMPFAREDDGRISQRFFGAHTYRRTAFAGDYTGLEIQRTLINRAAQLDVPILDTVYVTRILVNDDGAVFGAYGFDLEDGTRYLIHADAVILAAGGHNRIWRRTSSRRDENTGDSFRLAVEAGGRLRDPELVQFHPSGIIEPESAAGTLISEAARGEGGILTNGLGERFMAKYDPERMELSTRDRVALACYTEIKEGRGTPNGGVWLDVSHLPRETIMTRLPRVYQTMLELQMLDITKEPIEIAPTAHYSMGGVWVRPDDHGTDVPGLYAIGEASSGLHGANRLGGNSLIELLVFGRIVGQAAASYSASLAAQQRSAAAVQTARDEIASLLASDGSENVRALQRAIRNTMTEHAGVVRDEAGLLAGLAELDAIEARMADIGVHPDIAGYQDLAHAFDLKSAALAARATLSAALERRETRGCHNRSDYPETDASLQVNLVWSPTTGVTREAIPPIPEEIAALMREVSTAGKLVE; via the coding sequence ATGACCACCACAGGCAGCACCCCTTCAGAGCGCCAGATCTCCACGACCGTGCTCGTGATCGGCACCGGCGGATCGGGCCTGCGCGCCGCCATCGAGCTCGCCGAGGCGGGCGTCGACGTGCTCGCCCTGGGCAAGCGACCCAAATCCGACGCCCACACCTCGCTCGCGGCCGGCGGCATCAACGCCGCCCTCGCCACGATGGATGCCGACGACAGCTGGCAGCAGCACGCCGCCGACACGCTGAAAGAGAGCTACCTGCTCGCGAACCCGCACACGGTCGAGATCGTCACCTCGGGCGCGGCCCGCGGCATCGAAGACCTCGAGCGGTACGGCATGCCCTTCGCCCGCGAAGACGACGGCCGCATCTCGCAGCGCTTCTTCGGCGCCCACACCTACCGCCGCACGGCGTTCGCGGGCGACTACACCGGGCTCGAGATCCAGCGCACGCTCATCAACCGGGCCGCACAGCTCGACGTGCCGATCCTCGACACGGTCTACGTCACGCGCATCCTCGTCAACGACGACGGCGCGGTGTTCGGCGCCTACGGCTTCGACCTCGAAGACGGCACGCGCTACCTCATCCACGCCGACGCCGTCATCCTCGCCGCCGGCGGCCACAACCGCATCTGGCGGCGCACCTCGTCGCGGCGCGACGAGAACACGGGCGACTCGTTCCGCCTCGCCGTCGAGGCGGGCGGGCGCCTCCGCGACCCCGAGCTCGTGCAGTTCCACCCCTCGGGCATCATCGAGCCCGAGAGCGCGGCCGGCACCCTCATCAGCGAGGCGGCCCGCGGCGAAGGCGGCATCCTCACCAACGGCCTCGGCGAGCGCTTCATGGCCAAGTACGACCCCGAGCGCATGGAGCTCTCGACTCGCGACCGCGTGGCCCTCGCCTGCTACACCGAGATCAAGGAGGGGCGCGGCACCCCCAACGGCGGTGTCTGGCTGGATGTCTCGCACCTGCCCCGCGAGACGATCATGACGCGCCTGCCCCGCGTCTACCAGACCATGCTCGAGCTGCAGATGCTCGACATCACCAAGGAGCCGATCGAGATCGCGCCCACCGCGCACTACTCGATGGGCGGGGTGTGGGTGCGCCCCGACGACCACGGCACGGATGTCCCGGGCCTCTACGCCATCGGCGAGGCATCCAGTGGTCTTCATGGTGCCAATCGGCTGGGCGGCAACTCGCTCATCGAACTGCTCGTGTTCGGACGCATCGTGGGGCAGGCCGCTGCCTCCTACTCTGCGTCGCTCGCCGCGCAGCAGCGGTCGGCGGCCGCGGTGCAGACCGCGCGAGACGAGATCGCCTCGCTGCTGGCATCGGATGGCTCGGAGAACGTGCGCGCCCTGCAGCGCGCCATCCGCAACACCATGACCGAGCACGCGGGCGTGGTGCGCGACGAGGCCGGCCTGCTCGCCGGCCTCGCCGAGCTCGACGCGATCGAGGCCCGCATGGCCGACATCGGCGTGCACCCCGACATCGCCGGCTACCAAGACCTGGCGCACGCCTTCGACCTCAAGTCGGCCGCGCTCGCCGCCCGCGCCACCCTGTCGGCTGCATTGGAGCGTCGCGAGACCCGCGGATGCCACAACCGCAGCGACTACCCCGAGACGGATGCCTCGCTGCAGGTGAACCTCGTCTGGTCGCCGACGACCGGGGTGACGCGTGAAGCGATCCCACCGATCCCGGAGGAGATCGCGGCGCTCATGCGCGAGGTCTCGACGGCGGGCAAGCTCGTCGAGTAG